The DNA sequence TTGCCGCCAAGCCGGTTTCAAGTGCCACCGCCATTTTCCAATCCAGTCCAAGCGGACGAAAAAGCGGCTCGGAAAATGCACCGATTCGTCCCAAATAGCTCTGTTGTAAATTTTTACTTGCAAATTCGTTTGTCAGTTTTGCTTTTGCCTCTGCTGTTTGTGCCTGTTCTATTTTTACTTCATATTTTTTTTCTAACTCCGTATTGTGTGGATAATTACTTAAAAACCAGATAAGTATGGTAGCTCCGGCAATAAAAGTCCCCGCTTTTTTCAGATACATCAATGTTTTTGAAACTACCGTATGCCAGACAAGCTTGAAAGATGGCAAACGGTACTTTGGCATCTCCATAACAAAAGGTTCATCTACCCCTTTAAAAGCCGTAATTTTTAAAATTTTGGCAGCAATCAGCCCGAGCATTGCACCTGTAATATAGATAGCAAAAAGAACATTGCCTGCAATTGATTCACTGAAAAATGCTCCGGCAAAAAGCACATACACAGGCAGCCTTGCCCCACAGGACATAAAACTGATGATAAAAAGTGTGAGCAGTCTGTCTCTGTCATTTTTGAGGATTCTCGCACTCATATAAGCAGGAATGGAACATCCAAAACCGGTTACCAAAGGAATAAAACTCTGTCCGTGCAAACCAAATTTATGGAAAAATCCATCGAGCAAAAAAGCAACCCGCGACATGTAACCGGTACTCTCAAGCAAGGCTATCCCTATAAAGAGGATAATGATATTCGGTGTAAAAAGCACAACCGCTCCCACTCCCGCAATAAGCCCGTCAACAACCAAAGAACGTATATCCTCATTAGTGATTGTTGCACCGATGGCATCTCCAAACCAACCAAAAAATCCGTCAATCCACTCCATAGGTACTGCACCCAGTACAAAGGTAAGCTGAAAAAGCCCCCACATTAAAAACAAAAATATAGGAATACCGTATAAAGGATGAATCAAAACAGAATCGATCTTTTCCGTAATTGTCTTTTTCTCTTTTTCCTGTTTTGTTACTTTCACGACTTCAGCAACAATACCTCGGTTAAAAGAGGCATATTCTTCGGCAAAAGCTTCCTTGATGTCATCTGTATCATGGTGCAGTTCTATATGTTTGGACGCTTCTATCAAAATAGGCTGCAACTCTATCCAAATAGGATCATCATGCAGTTTTTCATAAGTTTTTCTGTTTTCCTTTAAAAGATTTATTGCAATATTTCTATAACTGTTTTTTGCTTCATATTTGTGTTTTTTCAGATAAGAGACTATCTTTTGTATCTCTTCTTCAACCGGTTCGCTAAATACAAGCTTCGGTTCAAGTTTGGGATTTTCATGCACATCAACAACCATGTTTATCAACTCTTCTATCCCTGTTTTTTGTGCTGCTGAAACTTTTACACAGGGGACATTGAGCAGTTCGGACATATACTCGGCATTTATCTCTATGCCCTCTTTATCCGCTTCGTCACTCATGTTCAGGGCAATGACCATCTTTTTACTCATCGTAAAAAGTTCTGCTGTGAGTTGGAGATTTTTTTCCAGATTTGTAGAGTCTACGACATTGATAATAATATCATAGTCTTCCGCGCAAAGATAATCTCTTGTGACTCTCTCTTCTATTGTATAGTCCGTAAATGCATAGGTTCCGGGCAAATCAACAACAGTAAAATGATAATGTTTATAATCAAACAACACCTCTGTTTTATCCACTGTCACACCGGAAAAGTTTCCTACATGCAAGTGGGCATTGGAGACAGAGTTAATCAGCATACTTTTACCGACATTCGGCTGTCCCACCAGTGCTACTTTAATATGATTGGCAATAATCGGGCATACTTTTGTTTCTTCATTCATATTGTTTCAACCTCAATAAGTTCTGCTTCTTCGGCACGTAAGGCAATTCGCATTTTTCCTACTTTTACTTCTATTGTTTTTTTTCGCGGGGCATGCTCTAGTACCTGCAGTTGTGTATCTTTCATAATGCCAAAGGAGATAAGTCTTTGTTTTAAATCATAATTTGTCGCCAACTTTAAAACCTTTACTTTTTCGCCTTTTTCACAGTCTATTAATTTTTTCATTTTATTCACTTTGTCTCTTTTAAAAATTATAATTAAGCATAAACTGAACACGATTCCAGTCATGGTCTGTATTTACAGAGTTTTCTTTATCTTTTTGCATACTGTATACACATGCAAACAATAATTCATTATCTATATTATACTCTAAACTTACATCTTGTTCTGTTATATGTGCTTTCTCACCCAAACTGTTTGCATTTCCTTTAAAATCACCATAGGCATACAAAAGAGTAAAAATCTCTGTTGTATAACCAATTGAGGATACCAAAGCATGCGCATCCCTGTCATCCGCAATATCATCCAATATGAGTGTATCCATACTGCTAAAAAGTGTTCCTCCGCCAAATCCGCTAAAACTTGCTGTGGCAGGGTCGTTTAAAGATTTGTCATAGGCAATACTCAAACTGATTCCCTTTACTACAAATTCAAACAACCCGCCATAAATCGTAGTGTCATAAGCACTTGAAGCCAACTCTCTTTCATTTAAATACTGCAAAACACAGTGAAGAATCATATCCTCATTAAAATGGTACTGAATCCCTCCATCGAGGTAAAATGCATTTGTTACATCTGTAATATTATAAACCCAAAGATTTAATTCCCATACATTATGATAGCTTAGCCCGCCAAAATTTGTCCCTCGGCTACCCGTTTTTTCCCATGGAGTATCCAGTCCGGCATCAACTCCCTGCCATGACTGAATATTTCCGGCCATCATCTCTAACCCGCCATCCGAATAAGATGCAACATACGCTTCAAAAGTATTACTTATCATACGGATATCATCACTGTCAGCCAGTGGAGTGTCTAAAATCTGGCGTCCTGCCCTTATGTTAAATGCTTTATATTTATAATTTATATATGCTTCGGCAAGCTGCGTATAACTGCCGTCACTTGAAGAGAGTTCACTGTTGTGCCGAGTTCCCTCACCTGTTGCAAAGCCTAGATCATGTGATATGTAAACAGCCGCACCCGCATTAAAACCCTGCAGTTCTGCCAACTCATACTTTAACTTTCCGCCAAGTGCAGTCGCATAATTATTCGCCACATTTTGTTCTTTTTGCTCATATCCGGCAAACATAATCCTAAGCTGACCTGAGACTCTGGCATCTTCAAACATGTGTTCAATATTATTTATTGGAGAAACTTTTCTCACCTGCATCAAGGCCTCTTTGTCTATATTTTTTCTTACAGAGTGAAGACGTTTCTCATTGACTAATGTTTGTTCGGCAGCACTCAGCAATGCTGTAAAAGAAAAATATAATATACTGAGTCTAATAATTTTTAGCATAAAATTCCTATTTATGATTTTGATATGCAATAATAATTCAGTTCTACTTACAGTAAGCTTAATGATATTGATAATATTTATCATATCTTTCTATTCTGTTTAATATGATTTTGCTATAATTGCATTTATATTTTACAAAGGCAGCTATTTATATGAAATTTTTATGGACACCCTCTTCTCACTTTAATCTCGCAAATATGTTTACCTTTGTCAACATCACAGCAGGACTCCTTGCAACCTATTTTATCACACAGAACAATTTTACTTTGGCGATAGTTTTGGCATGGATTGGCGGTGCTTTTGATATATTTGACGGAAAAATTGCAAGAAAGTATAAACTCTCCAATGAGTTTGGGGTACAACTTGACAGCTTTGCAGATTTTTTAAGTTTTGTTCTCGTTCCTGTCTTTTTGATATTTCAAGCCGCATATGCACCTTCTTTGCATGGGTTGTGGTTTATTCTTGCGGCAATTGCAAGTATCTACTATGTGATATCAGGGCTGCGCCGTCTTATCCATTTCAATTTGCATACCGACGCCGGTGCGGTTGATAAATATTTTACGGGTGTACCGACGCCGCTTGGAGCAATTCTGCTCTGGCTTGTCTATTTGTTAAATACTTACAATATTTTACCGGCATACGGAGTTATCGTTTGTATGTTGCTTATCGGCTGGAGTTTGAATTCTACTATAAAAGTAAAACATCCCTAAGCATCAGGCTTTAAAGACACAAGCCCGCACTGAAGTACGGGTTCCGAAAAGTTCCTTAGTTTAATAGCATTCAGACTGAAATCTATGCTGCAAAAAATTTATAAGCTGCCATGGCAAACTTACATTTTAAGCACCCTTGGAACCCGTACTTCAGTGCGGGCTTTAAGCTTTAAAATCTCCATTTTCTATTTGGAATTTACAGCGTATTTTCCGCTTCCAAGAAGTATGACAAGCAGAGACAGTATCAGATAAAGCAACGGTGTCTCCCAGGACAAACCTCCAAACTTTGAAAGTGTCAGTGAAAACCCATATGCCAAATAGATTGCCGCAAACATATTCACAACCAAGGCAGTCGCCGCCACTCTGGCATAGAGCCCTAAAATAATAAAAATTGGCGCTATCAACTCCCCAAAGTAGACGCCATAGGCTAAAAACTCAGGCAATCCCGCACTGACAACCAGACTTTTAACACCGCCTATACCATGTATGACTTTGTGAATTCCGTGAAACAGGATCAACACACCCAAACTTATTCGCAACAGCAGTTTTGCAATATCCTGATTTTGAAACATTTTATCCCTTTTTCTCTGTTATTTTAAATTTGCATGAACCGACACTTATTACCTTACCCTTTTTCACAGCCTCTTTTATATAAGCAAAAACACCCTCTACATCATCATTGCCTATTTCTTCTTCTATTATTTTTAAAATATCCTTCTCAGATGTCAGCGTCCAGCTCTTTTCATAATTGTACCTTGTCTCTATTTTCATGTATCGTCTCCATCATCTTCACTCTTGAGCGGCAACTCTTTTTTCGGCTTTAATCCCAGTGCTTTCATATTTTGCGCTCTTTTGATAACATTGCCGCGTCCCGTGCTGAGTCTGTTCATCGCCTTGTCATAAGAGTCCTGTGTTTTTTGCAGGTAGGCTCCTATGTGTTTCATCTCTTCAACAAATAATACAAGTTTGTCATACATCGCTTCTGCTTCTGCGGCTATCTTTTTTGCATGTTCTTCCTGCCTTTGCGTTCGCCAGATGTGCTCTATGGTTCTGAGCGTTACAAGCAGCGTAGAAGGAGATACGACTAAAATATTGTTTTCATAGGCACGCTTGAAAAATTCTCCGTCTTGTTCAAGTGCCAGTAAAAAAGCTCCCTCAATCGGCATAAAAAGCAGAACAAAATCAAGCGTATTGACCCCTTCAAGTTTTTCATAGTTTTTTGCACTCAGCTCTTTTATATGTGAAGAGATACTTGCAATATGCTCTTTTAAGGCTTTTGCTTTTTCTTCAGGCTCATCCGCATTGACAAACCGTTCATACGCAGTAAGTGAGACCTTGGAATCCACTATAATATCTCGCTTTTGCGGCATATGTATTATGACATCGGGTCGGTATGTTTTACCCTCGTTTGACTTGAGTGTGGCCTGGAGTTCATACTCAACACCTTCGCGCAAACCTGACTGTTCAAGTATATTTTCCAAAACCAGTTCACCCCAGTTTCCCTGCGTTTTGTTCTCGCCTTTGAGGGCATTGGTCAGGTTGAGCGCTTCTTGTGCCAGTGTTTCATTCATCATTTTCAGGCGATGCAGTTCATCTTTGAGCAAATGGCGGTCTTTGAGTTCCACTTCAAACTGTTCTCTTGCCTCTTTTGAAAAATTTGTTATCTGCTCGCGAAAAGGTTTTAAAAGCAGTTCCAGCTGCTCTTTGTTTGCACTGCTGAACTGTTTTGACTTGTCTTCAAATATTTTATTTGCCAAAATTTTAAATTCCTGTGAAAGTTCTTCTTTTGCTTTTTGTAAAACTTCCAATTTCTCAGCCGATGCTTTCATCTCATCATTGTATCTCGCATTTAAAACCGCATATTCAATCTCCAACGCGTTATAGTCTTCTTTTAACTGTTCATACGAACCATTGAGTGTAAAATAACTGCTTTGCAACTCTTCTGCCTTTACATGTAAACGTTTGTTCGTGTTTTTTTCTTTTAAATAAAAATATAAAACCAGTAAAAATGAGAGGAGCAAAAAAGCAATAACGACTAAAGAGATGTTTTCATTCATATAAAACCTTCTATAATTTTCTTTTCTGTATTATACTGGATTTTGCCCAGACTTGAAGTCTCAATGCCGTTAAGTTAAGCAAAAAACTGCTGAGAAACTTCTCGGAATCGGTACTTTAGTGCCGACTATGAACGCTCTTTTATCATTCCAGACCAGACTACAAAAAAATTTACCTGCTCTTTTGTAGCATTATAAACTTAAGTAATTAAAAATATTTGCAACTTTACTGTAAATATTAAAAAATTTAGCTATAATTCCATAAATATTTTAAGGGGAAGATGCCCTGATAGACTTAAAGTGGAAATTTTAGTAGAACTTGCGTCATCTCCTTATGTATAAAAAGGCTTCAAAAGCCTGTTAAAAAAGGATAATGATGCAAGAAACTGCACAAGAAACACAAACAACAACTACAGAAGAACCTACAATCACATTTGATTCGTTAAACCTAAAACCCGAAATACTTAAAAGTGTAAAATTCGCCGGCTTTACAGTCCCCTCTCCTATTCAGGAACAGGCAATTCCTATCATACTTGAAGGCCGTGATATGGTCGGACAGGCACACACGGGTACAGGAAAAACAGCAGCTTTTTCACTTCCTGTTCTTTCAAACATGAAACTCAACGGCAAAGTGGAGATGCTTGTCATCACACCAACACGGGAACTCGCAACACAGGTCAGTGATGAAATATTCAAATATGGCCGTAATCTGAATGTAAAGACAGTTACCGTATACGGGGGAAGCTCTTATAAGCGCCAACTTGACCTTATCGGTCGCGGTGCAAGTGTTGTCGTAGCAACACCCGGAAGAATGCTTGATCTCTTAAAAAGAAATATGCTCAACAATTTTGCACCGAGTGTCGTTGTACTTGATGAGGCAGATGAGATGCTTGACATGGGATTTTTGGATGACATCACTGAAATTTTCTCTTATCTTCCAACAGACAGACAGACTCTGCTTTTCTCGGCAACTATGCCTCAGCCGATTAAAAATCTTGCAAACAAGATTTTAAAAGACCCTGCTTTTGTCTCTATCACAAAAGGGGAGACAACAAATGCCGATATCGAACAGGAGTATTATGTCATTGATGAGCACGAAAGAGATGATGCGATTATTCGTCTTATGGATGCTGAAAACAGTACAAAATCAGTTGTCTTTTGTAGAACAAAATCAGAAGTTGACAGATTAAGCAATGTTCTTTCAAATGCAGGATATCTGGCGAACGGTCTGCACGGTGACATGGAGCAGCGTCAGCGTGAGACTGTTATCAAAGGTTTCAAAAACGACTCTGTCAAAGTCCTTGTGGCAACCGATGTGGCTGCCCGCGGTATACATGTAAGCAATATTTCTCATGTATTCAACTATCATATTCCTTTTGATCCTGAGTCTTATGTTCACCGTATCGGGAGAACAGGACGTGCAGGAACAAAAGGAAAGGCTATCACACTGTTGACACCTTTGGAGTTTAAAGAACTGCAGCGTATCAAACAAAAAGTCGGTACCTCAATGAATCATGCATTCGTGCCAAGCAAAAATGATTTGCGTGAATCTACTGTGGAAAAAATGGTCAAAACAATTGAAGACCAAAAAATATATGATGAGGCACATAAAATTCTTGACCGTCTCAAAGAAGATATAGATGAAGAAAAAATCATGTTCAAACTCATCTCTATGATTCTTGACAGACAGGATATAAAAGGACCGAGCAATATCGGTATTCCTGCTGACAAACTCGCTGCTATCCTGGAACGTGCTGGAAAACGCAATGACAGTCGAGGAAAAGGCGGCAGAGGTCGTGGCGGGTTCCGCGGAAACAGCCGTAACCGTTCGGGCGGAGACAGAAACCGTTCTGGCGGCGAAAGAAACCGTGACGGCGGCGGATACAGAGGCAACAGAAGTTCTTCAAACAGAAACCGAAACAGAGACTAGTTTTTATGGACACTCTCATCATTTATGAAGATGAAAACTTTTTTATAGAAAAAGAAGAGAGTGAAATTCCCTGGCTCAAAATCTTCACAAAAAAGCCTTACAAAGAGCTTGGAGACATGCCAAAAGAGCTGCGCCTGCAGCTCTTTGAAATCTTTGATATCATCGAAGATGAAATGAAAAAATATTACAAACCTTCCAAAATAAATATGGCTTCCTTCGCAAATATGCTTCCGCGCGTCCATTTACATGTAATGGCAAGATTTGAAAATGACAGCTGCTTTCCTAATCCGATGTGGGGTGAAAAGCTAAGAGATGCTGTTTTAAACCTGCCGGATGAAGCAGAATTTTATAAAAGAGTTGTTGTAGCTTTAAAACAAATCAGCCTGGGTTAAAACCTAGCCTACGTGCTCTTTTAGAAACGGTGCTTTAGCATTTTAACAAAATATCATCGGAACCGGTACTTTATTGCCGGCTATTGGCGTTTTTCTGCCACTCTCGCCCGCACTAAAGTCATAAGTATCTACACAACTTAAAACTCCATCTGCATAAAGTCATTGAGTTCTTTTTTAATGCTATGGAGTTCTTCAATATCATAAAGTTCAAGCATATCCATAGCAGAGAAGAAGTTCCATAAACCTGCTAACAGAGCCGGAGAGGTAGATATCTTCTTTCTTGCTACCAATCTCCCGCTTAATCGAACTAAAAACTTTCTAATTGCCAGCATGTTTTTACTATTTGTATGTTCAATTTCCCATACAAGCAAACAGGCATAAGAGGCAACAAACAAGCGTTTAAATATAGCCTGTGCACTCTCTTGCTGCCATTTTTCCAAATTAAACCCTGAGCTTTTTAACAGTTTAAAATACGTTTCTATATTCCATCTGTAATAATACCACAATCCTATCCTTGTTATATCCACGGTAATTCAAGTTTAATAACCAGTTAAATAAACTAGAACAAAATTTGCTTACTCCTATAAAAATTAGGAGGAGCAGATGCAAGTATTATTGGAAGAGTTTAGACAACTACCAGATTATAGAAAAAATAAAGTGCGATACACACATCCAGGAGAGATATTATTTTTATCACTTTTGGCTCTCCTTTCAGGTGCCGGGAGCTATGAAGATATTGCAACATGGATGAAAGAGAGAAAAAGAGAACTCTCTAAATTTTTGGGTCGTGCTTTTAAAGCTCCGGCATATACAACAATAAGAAATACATTTTTGGGAATTGATACACAAGCAGTAGAGAAGATGCAACAAAAATGGATTCATCAACTTTCAAATACTCCAAAAGATTCACAAACATTGACAATAGTTGCAACAGATGGGAAAACCATGAGAGGTTCTGCAAATAAAGAGATGAGTGAGAAAGCCAGACATATAGTTTCGCTCTTTCTAACAGAATCTAAACTTACATTGGCACAAGCCCAGGTACAAGAGAAAACAAACGAGATTCCCGCACTTGTTGAACTATTAGATGCTTTAAACCTCACAAATTGTGTGATTACCATGGATGCTATGCATACTCAAAAAAAACATTGAATAAAATAGTAAAGTGTGGACATGATTATATTGCACAGGTAAAATCGAATCAGAAAGAGCTTTTAAAATGGGTAATATTCAATACCTCTCTTGAAGATGCTAAGCCAATAGATACTTATGCCCATTATGAGCATAACACTCATGGGAGATATGAAGAGAGGGTTTGTGAAGTCTATGATGACCTCTATCAAATCAAAAAGAGTTGGTTATCTGTAAAAAGGGTTGTAAAGATTACAGCAACAACACTATCGTATGGAAAACATACGACAGAGTATCATTACTATATTTCAAGTCTTGATGTAGATGCAAAAACTTTTGCACATATTATCAGGAGCCATTGGAAAATTGAGAACTCTTTACACTATGTAAAAGATGTCAGTTTCGATGAGGATAGCTCAAGAGTTCGCACAGGTCAAGCACCTTTAATCTCTACAATGTTAAGAAGTCTTGCCATAAATATCATGAATATTAACAAAATCTCCAATATTAAAAAAGCCAGAAAGGTTTTTGGATGGAGTCCTCATAAGCTTTTCAGTCTTAGTAGTAGACTTGGGTGAGTATTAAACTTGAATTACCGTGCAACATCTTTTGGAAGATTGCTTAACAGAAGCCAGGTAGCAACTGTATTGTTCTTCTCATCTA is a window from the Sulfurimonas hydrogeniphila genome containing:
- the feoB gene encoding ferrous iron transport protein B, giving the protein MNEETKVCPIIANHIKVALVGQPNVGKSMLINSVSNAHLHVGNFSGVTVDKTEVLFDYKHYHFTVVDLPGTYAFTDYTIEERVTRDYLCAEDYDIIINVVDSTNLEKNLQLTAELFTMSKKMVIALNMSDEADKEGIEINAEYMSELLNVPCVKVSAAQKTGIEELINMVVDVHENPKLEPKLVFSEPVEEEIQKIVSYLKKHKYEAKNSYRNIAINLLKENRKTYEKLHDDPIWIELQPILIEASKHIELHHDTDDIKEAFAEEYASFNRGIVAEVVKVTKQEKEKKTITEKIDSVLIHPLYGIPIFLFLMWGLFQLTFVLGAVPMEWIDGFFGWFGDAIGATITNEDIRSLVVDGLIAGVGAVVLFTPNIIILFIGIALLESTGYMSRVAFLLDGFFHKFGLHGQSFIPLVTGFGCSIPAYMSARILKNDRDRLLTLFIISFMSCGARLPVYVLFAGAFFSESIAGNVLFAIYITGAMLGLIAAKILKITAFKGVDEPFVMEMPKYRLPSFKLVWHTVVSKTLMYLKKAGTFIAGATILIWFLSNYPHNTELEKKYEVKIEQAQTAEAKAKLTNEFASKNLQQSYLGRIGAFSEPLFRPLGLDWKMAVALETGLAAKEVIVSTLGVLYALGENVDETTYSLKDAISKNISFASAVAFIVIIMVYLPCFAASVVFTREAGGLKYFFYLLAFTSITAYVLAFLAYHITLLLGY
- a CDS encoding FeoA family protein is translated as MKKLIDCEKGEKVKVLKLATNYDLKQRLISFGIMKDTQLQVLEHAPRKKTIEVKVGKMRIALRAEEAELIEVETI
- a CDS encoding OprD family outer membrane porin, whose amino-acid sequence is MLKIIRLSILYFSFTALLSAAEQTLVNEKRLHSVRKNIDKEALMQVRKVSPINNIEHMFEDARVSGQLRIMFAGYEQKEQNVANNYATALGGKLKYELAELQGFNAGAAVYISHDLGFATGEGTRHNSELSSSDGSYTQLAEAYINYKYKAFNIRAGRQILDTPLADSDDIRMISNTFEAYVASYSDGGLEMMAGNIQSWQGVDAGLDTPWEKTGSRGTNFGGLSYHNVWELNLWVYNITDVTNAFYLDGGIQYHFNEDMILHCVLQYLNERELASSAYDTTIYGGLFEFVVKGISLSIAYDKSLNDPATASFSGFGGGTLFSSMDTLILDDIADDRDAHALVSSIGYTTEIFTLLYAYGDFKGNANSLGEKAHITEQDVSLEYNIDNELLFACVYSMQKDKENSVNTDHDWNRVQFMLNYNF
- a CDS encoding CDP-alcohol phosphatidyltransferase family protein, producing MKFLWTPSSHFNLANMFTFVNITAGLLATYFITQNNFTLAIVLAWIGGAFDIFDGKIARKYKLSNEFGVQLDSFADFLSFVLVPVFLIFQAAYAPSLHGLWFILAAIASIYYVISGLRRLIHFNLHTDAGAVDKYFTGVPTPLGAILLWLVYLLNTYNILPAYGVIVCMLLIGWSLNSTIKVKHP
- a CDS encoding DoxX family protein, whose amino-acid sequence is MFQNQDIAKLLLRISLGVLILFHGIHKVIHGIGGVKSLVVSAGLPEFLAYGVYFGELIAPIFIILGLYARVAATALVVNMFAAIYLAYGFSLTLSKFGGLSWETPLLYLILSLLVILLGSGKYAVNSK
- a CDS encoding DNA recombination protein RmuC, which translates into the protein MNENISLVVIAFLLLSFLLVLYFYLKEKNTNKRLHVKAEELQSSYFTLNGSYEQLKEDYNALEIEYAVLNARYNDEMKASAEKLEVLQKAKEELSQEFKILANKIFEDKSKQFSSANKEQLELLLKPFREQITNFSKEAREQFEVELKDRHLLKDELHRLKMMNETLAQEALNLTNALKGENKTQGNWGELVLENILEQSGLREGVEYELQATLKSNEGKTYRPDVIIHMPQKRDIIVDSKVSLTAYERFVNADEPEEKAKALKEHIASISSHIKELSAKNYEKLEGVNTLDFVLLFMPIEGAFLLALEQDGEFFKRAYENNILVVSPSTLLVTLRTIEHIWRTQRQEEHAKKIAAEAEAMYDKLVLFVEEMKHIGAYLQKTQDSYDKAMNRLSTGRGNVIKRAQNMKALGLKPKKELPLKSEDDGDDT
- a CDS encoding DEAD/DEAH box helicase translates to MQETAQETQTTTTEEPTITFDSLNLKPEILKSVKFAGFTVPSPIQEQAIPIILEGRDMVGQAHTGTGKTAAFSLPVLSNMKLNGKVEMLVITPTRELATQVSDEIFKYGRNLNVKTVTVYGGSSYKRQLDLIGRGASVVVATPGRMLDLLKRNMLNNFAPSVVVLDEADEMLDMGFLDDITEIFSYLPTDRQTLLFSATMPQPIKNLANKILKDPAFVSITKGETTNADIEQEYYVIDEHERDDAIIRLMDAENSTKSVVFCRTKSEVDRLSNVLSNAGYLANGLHGDMEQRQRETVIKGFKNDSVKVLVATDVAARGIHVSNISHVFNYHIPFDPESYVHRIGRTGRAGTKGKAITLLTPLEFKELQRIKQKVGTSMNHAFVPSKNDLRESTVEKMVKTIEDQKIYDEAHKILDRLKEDIDEEKIMFKLISMILDRQDIKGPSNIGIPADKLAAILERAGKRNDSRGKGGRGRGGFRGNSRNRSGGDRNRSGGERNRDGGGYRGNRSSSNRNRNRD
- a CDS encoding HIT family protein, which produces MDTLIIYEDENFFIEKEESEIPWLKIFTKKPYKELGDMPKELRLQLFEIFDIIEDEMKKYYKPSKINMASFANMLPRVHLHVMARFENDSCFPNPMWGEKLRDAVLNLPDEAEFYKRVVVALKQISLG